Within the Candidatus Abyssobacteria bacterium SURF_5 genome, the region GGGCTTGCGGTGAGTTTTGGCATTATACAGAAGCATCAGGGTCATATCAGGGTTTCGAGCGAGGCCGGGCGCGGCGCCCGTTTCACAGTCGAGTTGCCGCTTCTTCCGGCCAAGAGCGCAATCGAGATACTTGGGTAAGAAATGGAAAAAGTATCAATACTTGTCATAGACGATGAACAAATCATCTGCAAGGGCTGCCAACTGACACTGGCCGGCGAGCAACGGACAGTTGACTGTTGTTCTACGGGAACAGCGGGCATGAACGCGTTGCGCACCGGCTCGTATGATGTCGTGCTGCTCGACATGAAATTGCCGGACATGGACGGCATGGAGATATTGCGCGCGGTCCGCAAGGAGAAACCGCGCATCTCGGTCGTCGTAATGACCGGATATTCAACGATCGCGAACGCGGTCGAGGCGATGAAGCTGGGCGCCTTTGATTATCTGACCAAGCCGTTCACTGACGACCAATTGTCAATCTCTGTCGAAAAGGCAATTGAAAACAAGCGTCTGGTCGAAGAAAACTACTCGCTGCGGCAGGAGTTGCTGATCCGGAGCGGGTTCAACAACATTGTCGGAGCGAATCCGGCCATTCTGCGAATTTTTGATCAAATACAAAAAATGGCGCCGTCAGACAGCACGGTCCTTATCTTCGGGGAGAGCGGGACCGGAAAAGAGCTTTTCGCCGCCGCCATTCACGCCCACAGCCCGAGGGCAGCCAAACAGTTTCTGGCCGTCGACTGCAGCGCGCTTTCGCCGGGCCTTCTTGAGAGCGAGCTTTTCGGGCATGTGAGAGGGGCCTTTACCGGCGCAATACAGAACAAGACCGGCATATTCGAGACGGCCAACGGGGGAACGCTGTTTCTTGACGACATCGCAAATGTGAGTCTCGATATCCAGGCGAAGCTTCTGCGGGTGCTCGAAGCTCACGAGTACAAGCCGGTGGGCGCAAGCGTGTTCAAGAGGAGCACCGCGCGGATCATTGCCGCCACAAACAAAGATCTGAGAAAGCTGGTTGATGAGGGAGTTTTCAGGGAAGATTTGTTTTACCGGCTGAACGTGTTTCCGATATACCTGCCGCCGCTGCGCGAGCGCAGAGACGACATTCCGATGCTCGCCTATCATTTCCTGAGACATTTCTGCCGCAAGACCGGCAAACGAATCAATGGATTCACCGATGACGCGCTCGAAACGCTGGTGAATTACGATTGGCCCGGCAACGTGCGGCAGCTCAAGAACGTGATCGAGCGGCTGGTGATCCTGTCGGATTCGGAGACACTGGATCTGGTGTATCTGCTCGATCATTTCCAGATGAAGCGGTCGCTGAAGCCGGACGCGATCCCGTCGACGATCGAGGACCTGAACGCGATAAAAAAGGATATTCTGGAAACCACCTTCGGCCAGATCCAGAAGGCATTTATTTTGAAGGCGCTCCAGGCGTGTAACGGAAACATCTCGCGCGCGGCGGAAAGCGTCGGAATGCAACGGCCCAATTTCCACGCCCTCATGCGCAAGCATAAGATTTCAGCCAAAGACCTGAAGAAACAGATCAGTTAAGCAGGAACCGCTCTTCAGGATGCCTGATTCTTTCACCACGAATGTTCTCGGACTTTTACAGCGCGGCAAATCCACACCGAAAACGAAATGCGTGACACGCGTCCTTTCCACGACGTAAAGAATCTAACCACCAAGAAGAAGAACCGCGAAGAAGAAGAGAAAAGCATTAGTCGCCACGAAAGCCCCACGAAACCCACGAATCGCGGATTACACAGCTTTTCTGGTTACAATCCAAAACATATTCCGGACTCAATCGGGGACCGGAGAATCTATGCACCGTAGGGGCGACCCTGGTGGGTCGCCCGCCAGTCTTTGAATTCCGCCATACACCATTCCCCCTTTCGTAAGGGGGGAATCATACCTTCGGAGGGGTCAAGATGATCCCGCGAGGCGGGACGAATCAATGGG harbors:
- a CDS encoding sigma-54-dependent Fis family transcriptional regulator, translated to MEKVSILVIDDEQIICKGCQLTLAGEQRTVDCCSTGTAGMNALRTGSYDVVLLDMKLPDMDGMEILRAVRKEKPRISVVVMTGYSTIANAVEAMKLGAFDYLTKPFTDDQLSISVEKAIENKRLVEENYSLRQELLIRSGFNNIVGANPAILRIFDQIQKMAPSDSTVLIFGESGTGKELFAAAIHAHSPRAAKQFLAVDCSALSPGLLESELFGHVRGAFTGAIQNKTGIFETANGGTLFLDDIANVSLDIQAKLLRVLEAHEYKPVGASVFKRSTARIIAATNKDLRKLVDEGVFREDLFYRLNVFPIYLPPLRERRDDIPMLAYHFLRHFCRKTGKRINGFTDDALETLVNYDWPGNVRQLKNVIERLVILSDSETLDLVYLLDHFQMKRSLKPDAIPSTIEDLNAIKKDILETTFGQIQKAFILKALQACNGNISRAAESVGMQRPNFHALMRKHKISAKDLKKQIS